In the genome of Vulpes lagopus strain Blue_001 chromosome 9, ASM1834538v1, whole genome shotgun sequence, the window AGCGGTCAGCTGACCACCAGGGCTGTGCTTCCACCTCATGGCACTCGATCCCCgctccccccagcccaccccgtGCTGAGCCCCATTCTTCCCGCAGGCTCAAGACCATCAGTCTGGTGATCCGCAGCACGCAGGGGGCTGAGGAGGTGCTCAGGGCCCACGAGGAGCAGCTCAAGGAGGCCCAGGCTGTCCCTGCCACCCTCCCGGAGCTTGAGGCCACCAAGGCTGCGCTGAAGGTACTactgctgggcctgggcctcaccGTGAGGGCCAGGGGCACAGGGTGGCATGGGCGGCACGGGCGGCACGGCGGCCAGAGGCAGGGCCTTGGAGCTGAAACCGGACCTGCCTCTCTGTTCCCCACCCGCCCCCCTGCAGAAGCTGCGGGTCCAGGCGGAAGCACAGCAGCCCGTGTTCGATGCCCTGCGGGACGAGCTGCGGGGGGCTCAGGAGGTGGGGGAGCGGCTGCAGCGGCAGCACGGCGAGCGGGACGTGGAGGTGGAGCGCTGGCGAGAGCGGGTTGCCCCCCTGCTGGAGCGCTGGCAGGCTGCGCTGGCCCAGACCGACGTGAGGCAGCGCGAGCTCGAGCAGCTGGGCCGCCAGCTCCGTTACTACCGCGAGAGCGCAGACCCGCTGGGCGCCTGGCTGCAGGACGCCAAGCAGCGGCAGGAGCGGATCCAGGCCGTGCCACTGGCCAACAGCCAGGCCGTGCGGGAGCAGCTGCAGCAGGAGAAGGTGGGTGCGGGCCGGGCCCCGGTGGGAGTGGGTCCGGAGGGGGCGCGCCTTGTGGCTGCTGaccaccctcccctcccaggaGCTGCTGGAGGAGATCGAGCGGTACGGCGAGAAGGTGGATGAGTGCCAGCAGCTGGCCAAGCAGTACATTAATGCCATCAAGGTGAGGCTTCCTGGCTTCCTGCTACCCGCACGGAGGCTTGGCCGCCTGAGGAGGTCTTGCTGTGCCGTCCGCGGtgccccccagcccaggccacACCCGCGAGAGCCTGGGGCAGGTTCCAGGGTACGGTGAGGGGAATGTGAAGCTGGCAGCTGACTGTTGTTGTCTTCATAGGACTACGAGCTCCAACTAGTCACGTACAAGGCGCAGCTGGAGCCAGTGGCCTCCCCAGCCAAGAAGCCCAAGGTCCAGTCCGGATCTGAGAGCGTCATCCAGGAGGTAGGGCCGGGggtgctgctgctggggctgggcgGGGTGCACGGGCCCCGTGGCTCAAGGCAGGCCTGACCCCGGATGCCTCCTTCCCCGTGGCCCCCAGTACGTGGACCTGCGCACGAGGTACAGCGAGCTCACCACGCTCACAAGTCAGTACATCAAGTTCATCCGCGAGACCCTGCGGcgcatggaggaggaggaggtatgTCCTATTGGGGTGGGAGTGCCGTcctcctgcccgccccgccccggtgCTGCCCCGGGAACCTGAGACCACTCAGGACGGCTCtcgcccctccctcctgcctggtgCTGTCAGCACCCTCCCCTGCAGCACGGCCCGCCCCCCCCCTTGCCCTGGCGCTGCACTGCTGTCCCCGTGGTGGCTGGCACCTCCTCTCTGTTGGCACGTGCTCCCTACCAGGCGTCCTCCTGGCTCTCTTGTGTCTGTTCCTCCTGGGGGTCCACGTGGCCTCTCCGCTTGGCCACTTGCCGTGGAAGGGCTGGGGACGGAGGGTCCCGGAGTGTCTCGGCAGGGCAGGTGGCTCCCTGTCCGTTCCTTCTGCTTCCTGGGTGGATTCGCCGTCTGGCCTACGTGCGGCCTCCTCTCTGCAGGCTTGCAAGCCCTGGGGGCTGCGCTGCTGTCTCACGCTGGCTGCCCCGGCTCAGCTCGGGGAGAGGGGCCCTGTGGGCAGAGCCCAGCCAGCAGGTGTTCAGCAGCGCTCTGGCAGGGCGGTGTGGTGGGCGCGGCTCGCACGCCCTGCGAACTTcctgctttgctctctctctctctccctgtccatCTGTCTCGGTGGCCTGTCTGCGGGAAGAGGGGAGGACGCCTGGGCCTCCTCCCCCAGGCTGGTGAGCACGGTGGGGCCAGGCTGCGCTCGCTGCCCTGAGTGCCCTGGGCGGGTGCACGCTGTCTCCCTCGGCCGCGCTGTGACCTCTGTCCTCCCTCGaccctcccacccctacccccgcaCCGCGCTGTCGGAGTGAACTGTGGTGGTGCCGTGTCCTGTGAGTGCCCGGCGGCCCGCCCTGTGCTCACggctctctctggttctctccctctctctgccgcCGCCGCAGAGGCTGGCTGAGCAGCAGCGGGCAGAGGAGCGGGAGCGGCTGGCCGAGGTGGAGGCCGCGCTGGAGAAGCAGCGGCAGTTGGCCGAGGCCCACGCGCAGGCGAAGGCGCAGGCCGAGCGGGAGGCGGAGGAGCTGCAGCGACGCATGCAGGAGGAGGTGGCGCGGCGGGAGGAGGCCGCGGTGGACGCACAGCAGCAGAAGCGGAGCATTCAGGAGGAGCTGCAGCACTTGCGGCAGAGCTCGGAGGCCGAGATCCAGGCCAAGGCCCGGCAGGTGGAGGCCGCAGAACGCAGCCGGGTGCGCATCGAGGAGGAGATCCGCGTGGTCCGCCTGCAGCTGGAGGCCACTGAGCGCcagcggggcggggccgagggcgaGCTGCAGGCCCTGCGTGCGCGGGCGGAAGAGGCCGAGGCGCAGAAGCGGCAGGCGCAGGAGGAGGCGGAGCGCTTGCGGCGGCAGGTGCAGGACGAGAGCCAGCGCAAGCGGCAGGCGGAGGCGGAGCTGGCCCTGCGCGTGAAGGCCGAGGCCGAGGCGGCCCGAGAGAAGCAGCGGGCCCTGCAGGCGCTCGAGGACGTGCGGCTCCAGGCCGAGGAGGCGGAGCGGCGCCTGCGGCAGGCGGAGGCCGACCGGGCCCGCCAGGTGCAGGTGGCCCTGGAGACGGCGCAGCGCAGCGCGGAGGTGGAGCTGCAGAGCAAGCGCGCCTCCTTCGCCGAGAAGACCGCGCAGCTGGAGCGCACGCTGCAGGAGGAGCACGTGGCCGTGGCACAGCTGCGCGAGGAGGCGGAGCGGCGGGCGCAGCAGCAGGCGGAGGCTGAGCGCGCCCGGGAGGAGGCGGAGCAGGAGCTGGAGCGCTGGCGGCTGAAGGCCAACGAGGCGCTGCGCCTGCGGCTGCAGGCGGAAGAGGTGGCCCAGCAGAAGAGCCTGGCGCAGGCTGAGGCCgagaagcagaaggaggaggcGGAGCGGGAGGCGCGGCGCCGGGGCAAGGCGGAGGAGCAGGCCGTGCGGCAGCGGGAGCTGGCCGAGCAGGAGCTGGAGAAGCAGCGGCAGCTGGCGGAGGGCACCGCGCAGCAGCGCCTGGTGGCAGAGCAGGAGCTGATCCGGCTGCGGGCCGAGacggagcagggggagcagcagcggcagctgctggaggaggagctggcaCGCCTGCAGCGGGAGGCGGCCGCAGCCACGCACAAGCGCCAGGAGCTGGAAGCCGAGCTGGCCAAGGTGCGGGCTGAGATGGAGGTGCTGCTGGCCAGCAAGGCGCGCGCGGAGGAGGAGTCCCGCTCCACCAGCGAGAAGTCCAAGCAGAGGCTGGAGGCCGAGGCCAGCCGGTTCCGCGAGCTGGCCGAGGAGGCCGCCCGCCTGCGCGCCCTGGCTGAGGAGACCAAGCGGCAGCGGCAGCTGGCCGAGGAGGATGCGGCCCGGCAGCGGGCAGAGGCGGAGAGGGTGCTGGCCGAGAAGCTGGCTGCCATCAGCGAGGCCACGCGGCTCAAGACGGAGGCCGAGATCGCCCTCAAGGAGAAGGAGGCGGAGAACGAGCGTCTGCGGCGGCTGGCGGAAGACGAAGCCTTCCAGCGGCGGCGGCTGGAGGAGCAGGCCGCCCAGCACAAGGCGGACATCGAGGAGCGGCTGGCGCAGCTGCGCAAAGCGTCAGAGAACGAGCTGGAGCGGCAGAAGGGGCTGGTGGAGGACACGCTGCGGCAGCGgcggcaggtggaggaggagatcTTGGCCCTGAAGGCGAGCTTCGAGAAGGCGGCTGCCGGCAAGgcggagctggagctggagctcgGGCGCATCCGCAGTAACGCTGAGGACACACTGCGCAGCAAGGAGCAGGCTGAGCTGGAGGCCACGCGGCAGCGGCAGCTGGCGGCTGAGGAGGAGCAGCGGCGCCGCGAGGCTGAGGAGCGCGTGCAAAAGAGCTTGGCTGCTGAGGAGGAGGCCGCGCGGCAGCGCAAGTCTGCCCTGGAGGAGGTGGAGCGGCTCAAGGCCAAGGTGGAGGAGGCCCGGCGCCTGCGTGAGCGAGCGGAGCAGGAGTCGGCTCGGCAGCTACAGCTGGCCCAGGAGGCTGCCCAGAAGCGGCTGCAGGCCGAGGAGAAGGCGCATGCCTTCGCCGTGCAGCAGAAGGAACAGGAGCTGCAGCAGACACTCCAGCAGGAGCAGAGCATGCTGGAGCGGCTGCGGGCCGAGGCGgaggcggcgcggcgggcggccgaggaggcggaggaggcgcGGGAGCGGGCCGAGAGGGAGGCAGCACAGTCCCGGCGGCAGGTGGAGGAGGCCGAGAGGCTGAAGCAGCTGGCCGAGGAGCAGGCGCAGGCCCAGGCTCAGGCGCAGGCCGCCGCGGAGAAGCTTCGCAAGGAGGCGGAGCAGGAGGCGGCGCGGCGGGCGCAGGCAGAGCAGGCCGCCCTGAAGCAGAAGCAGGTGGCCGACGCCGAGATGGAGAAGCACAAGAAGTTTGCTGAGCAGACTTTGCGGCAGAAGGCGCAGGTGGAGCAGGAGCTGACCACGCTGCGGCTGCAGCTGGAGGAAACCGACCACCAGAAGAGCATCCTGGACGAGGAGCTGCAGCGGCTGAAGGCCGAGGTGACCGAGGCAGCCCGCCAGCGCAACCAGGTGGAGGAGGAGCTCTTCTCCGTGCGCGTGCAGATGGAGGAGCTGAGCAAGCTCAAGGCACGCATCGAGGCGGAGAACCGTGCGCTCATCCTCCGCGACAAGGACAACACGCAGCGCTTCTTGCAGGAGGAGGCCGAGAAGATGAAGCAGGTGGCGGAGGAGGCCGCCCGGCTGAGCGTGGCCGCCCAGGAGGCAGCCCGGCTGCGGCAGCTGGCCGAGGAGGACCTGGCACAGCAGCGGGCCCTGGCGGAGAAGATGCTCAAGGAGAAGATGCAGGCGGTGCAGGAGGCCACACGCCTCAAGGCCGAGGCGGAGCTGCTGCAGCAGCAGAAGGAGCTGGCGCAGGAGCAGGCCCGACAGCTGCAGGAGGATAAGGAGCAGATGGCACAGCAGCTGGCTCAGGAGACGCAGGGTTTCCAGCGGACGCTGGAGGCGGAGCGGCAGCGACAGCTGGAGATGAGCGCCGAGGCTGAGCGCCTCAAGCTTCGCGTGGCCGAGATGAGCCGGGCCCAGGCCCGCGCCGAGGAGGACGCCCAGCGCTTCCGCAAACAGGCCGAGGAGATCGGCGAGAAGCTGCACCGCACCGAGCTCGCCACGCAGGAGAAGGTGACGCTGGTACACACGCTCGAGATTCAGCGGCAGCAGAGCGACCATGACGCCGAGCGCCTACGGGCGGCTATCGCCGAGCTGGAGCGTGAGAAGGAGAAGCTCCAGGAGGAGGCCACGTTGCTGCAGCAGAAGTCTGAGGAGGTACCGGCCGTCCCTCCACGTGCACGTGGGTGGGCCCTGGGTGGAGGCCCGCTCTCGGGGGTCCCCTGATGTCCCTGActgtcccctcccctctttcTAGATGCAGGTGGTGCAGCAGGAGCAGCTGCTGCAGGAGACGCGGGCCCTGCAGGAGAGCTTCCTGTCAGAAAAGGACCGCCTGCTGCAGCGGGAGCGCTTCATCGAGCAGGAGAAGGCCAAGCTGGAGCAGCTCTTCCGGGACGAGGTGGCCAAGGCGCAGAAATTGCGTGaggagcagcagcggcagcagcagcagatgGAGCAGGAGCGGGAGCAGCTGGTGGCCAGCATGGAGGAGGCCCGGCAGCGCCAGCGCGAGGCGGAGGAGGGCGTGCGCCgcaagcaggaggagctgcagcttctggagcagcagcggcagcagcaggaGCGACTGCTGGCCGAGGAGAACCAGCGGCTGCGCGAGCGGCTACAGCGCCTGGAGGAGGAGCACCGGGCCGCCTTGGCGCATTCGGAGGAGATCGCCGCCTCCCAGGCCGCGGCCTCCAAAGCCCTGCCCAACGGCCGGGATGTGCTCGACGGCCCAGCCGCGGAGGCAGAGCCTGAGCACGCGTTCGATGGCCTTCGGCGGAAGGTGCCAGCCCAGCGGCTGCAGGAGGTGGGCATCCTGAGCGCGGAGGAGCTGCAGCGGCTGGCCCAGGGCCGCACGACAGTGGCCGAGCTTGCTCAGCGGGAGGACGTGCGCCAGTACCTGCAGGGCCGCAGTGGCATCGCTGGGCTGCTGCTCAAACCCGCCAACGAGAAGCTGAGCATCTACGCGGCCCTCCGGAGGCAGCTGCTGAGCCCAGGCACAGCACTCATCCTGCTGGAGGCGCAGGCGGCCACTGGCTTCCTCCTGGACCCCGTGCAGAACCGACGGCTGACTGTCAACGAGGCCGTGAAGGAAGGCGTGGTGGGGCCCGAGCTGCACCACAAGCTGCTGTCGGCCGAGCGCGCCGTCACCGGCTACAAGGACCCCTACACCGGCGAGCAGATCTCACTCTTCCAGGCCATGAAGAAGGAGCTCATCGTGCGCGACCACGGCATCCGCCTGCTGGAGGCCCAGATTGCCACGGGCGGCATCATCGACCCGGTGCACAGCCACCGGCTGCCCGTGGATGTGGCCTACCAGCGCGGCTACTTCGACGAGGAGATGAACCGCGTGCTGGCCGACCCGAGCGACGACACCAAGGGCTTCTTCGACCCCAACACGCACGAGAACCTCACGTACCTGCAGCTGCTGGAGCGCTGCGTGCTCGACCCCGACACGGGCCTGCGCCTGCTGCCCCTCACGGACCAGGCCGCCAGGGGCGGTGAGCTGGTCTACACCGACTCCGAGGCCCGGGATGTGTTCGAGAAAGCCACTGTGTCTGCACCGTTTGGGAAGTTCCAGGGCAGGACGGTGACCATCTGGGAGCTCATCAACTCCGAGTACTTCACGGCGGAGCAGCGGCGGGATCTGCTGCGGCAGTTCCGCACGGGCAAGGTCACCGTGGAGAAGATCATCAAGATCGTCATCACGGTGGTGGAGGAGCACGAGCAGAAAGGCCAGCTCTGCTTCGAGGGCCTGCGCGCCCTGGTACCCGCTGCTGAGCTGCTCGAGAGCGGGGTCATCGACCACAACCTCTATCGCCAGCTGCAGCGGGGCGAGCGCTCTGTGCGAGAGGTGGCCGAGGTGGACGCCGTGCGGCGGGCCCTGCGGGGCACCAGCGTCATTGCAGGGGTGTggctggaggaggcaggacaGAGGCTGAGCATCTATGAAGCCCTGAAAAAGGATCTCCTGCCTCCAGAGGTAGCAGTGGCTCTCCTGGAGGCCCAGGCCGGCACGGGCCACATCATTGACCCCGCCACGAGCGCCCGGCTCACCGTGGACGAGGCGGTGCGTGCCGGCCTGGTGGGGCCCGAGCTGCATGAGAAGCTGTTGTCGGCCGAGAAGGCCGTGACGGGCTACAAGGACCCGTACTCAGGGCAGAGCGTTTCTCTCTTCCAGGCCCTGAAGAAGGGCCTcatccccagggagcagggcctgCGTCTGCTTGATGCCCAGTTGTCCACGGGCGGCATCGTTGACCCAAGCAAGAGCCACCGCGTGCCCATGGACGTGGCCTACGCCCGGGGCTACTTGGACCAGGAGACCAGCCGAGCCCTGTCGGCGCCCCAAGACGAAGCCAAGACCTACCACGACCCCGGCACGCAGGAGCCCGTCACCTACGGCCAGCTCCAGCAGCAATGCCGGCCCGACCCGCTGACGGGGCTGAGCCTGCTGCCGCTCTCGGAACAGGCCGCTCAGGCCCGGCGGGAAGGGCTCTTCTCCGAGCTGCAGGCCCGTGAGACCTTTCAGAAGACCCCCGTGGAGGTCCCCGTGGGCAGCTTCAAGGGCAGGACAGTGACAGTGTGGGAGCTCCTGAGCTCCGAGTACTTCACGGCCGAGCAGAGACAGGAGCTGCTGCGGCAGTTCCGCACGGGCACCGTCACCGTGGAGAAGATCATCAAGATCGTCATCACCATCGTGGAGGAGGTGGAGACTGTGCGGCAAGAGAGGCTGTCGTTCAGCGGCCTCCGTGCCCCGGTGCCAGCCAGCGAGCTCCTGGCCTCCGGGGTCCTCAGCAGGACCCAATTTGAGCAGCTCAAGGACGGCAAGACGTCGGTGAAAGACCTGTCAGAGCTGAGCTCCGTGCGGACGCTGCTCCAGGGCAGCGGCTGCCTGGCCGGCATCTACCTGGAGGACTCCAAGGAGAAGGTGACCATCTACGAGGCCATGCGGCGGGGCCTGCTCAGGCCCAGCACAGCCACTCTCCTGCTCGAGGCCCAGGCGGCCACGGGCTTCCTCATTGACCCCGTGCGCAACCAGCGCTTGTACGTCCACGAGGCCGTGAAGGCGGGTGTGGTGGGGCCTGAGCTGCACGAGAAGCTGCTGTCGGCCGAGAAGGCCGTGACCGGCTACAAGGACCCGTACTCGGGCAGCACCATCTCGCTCTTCCAGGCCATGAAGAAGGGCCTGGTCCTTCGGGAGCACGGCATCCGCCTGCTGGAGGCCCAGATCGCCACGGGCGGCATCATCGACCCGGTGCACAGCCACCGGCTGCCCGTGGACGTGGCCTACCAGCGCGGCTACTTCGACGAGGAGATGAACCGCGTGCTGGCCGACCCGAGCGACGACACCAAGGGCTTCTTCGACCCCAACACGCACGAGAACCTCACGTACCTGCAGCTGCTGGAGCGCTGCGTGGAGGACCCCGAGACGGGCCTGCGCCTGCTGCCCCTGAAAGGCGCCGAGAAGACGGAGGTGGTGGAGACCACGCAGGTGTACACGGAGGAGGAGACCCGCAGGGCGTTCGAGGAGACGCAGATCGACATCCCTGGCAGCGCCGGCCGCGGCGGCTCCACTATGTCCCTGTGGGAGGTGATGCAGTCGGACCTGATCCCAGAGGAGCAGCGGACCCGGCTCATGGCGGACTTCCAGGCCGGCCGCGTGACCAAGGAGcgcatgatcatcatcatcatcgagATCATCGAGAAGACCGAGATCGTGCGCCAGCAGAACCTGGCCTCCTATGACTACGTCCGGCGCCGCCTCACTGCCGAGGACCTGTACGAGGCCCGGATCATCTCCCGCGAGACCTACAGCCTCCTCCGGGAGGGGACCAAGAGCCTCCGACAGGTgcttgaggaggaggaggcctc includes:
- the PLEC gene encoding plectin isoform X4; this encodes MSAEDPEVRAAAEDANGGSGSPSPGDTLPWNLGKTQRSRRSGGSSGGNGSVLDPAERAVIRIADERDRVQKKTFTKWVNKHLIKAQRHISDLYEDLRDGHNLISLLEVLSGDSLPREKGRMRFHKLQNVQIALDYLRHRQVKLVNIRNDDIADGNPKLTLGLIWTIILHFQISDIQVSGQSEDMTAKEKLLLWSQRMVEGYQGLRCDNFTSSWRDGRLFNAIIHRHRPMLIDMSKVYRQTNLENLDQAFSVAERDLGVTRLLDPEDVDVPQPDEKSIITYVSSLYDAMPRVPDVQDGVKANELQLRWQEYRELVVLLLQWMRHHTAAFEERRFPSSFEEIEILWCQFLKFKETELPAKEADKNRSKGIYQSLEGAVQAGQLKVPPGYHPLDVEKEWGKLHVAILDREKQLRSEFERLECLQRIVSKLQMEAGLCEEQLNHADALLQSDVRLLAASKAPQRAAEVERDLDKADGMIRLLFNDVQTLKDGRHPQGEQMYRRVYRLHERLVAIRTEYNLRLKSGVAAPVTQVTVQTTQRRPELEDATLRYLQDLLAWVEENQRRVDSAEWGGDLPSVEAQLGSHRGLHQSIDEFRAKIERARADEGQLSPAPRGTYRDCLGRLDLQYAKLLNSSKARLRSLESLHGFVAAATKELMWLSEKEEEEVGFDWGEHNSNMAGKKESYSALMRELEVKEKKIKEIQSTGDRLLREGHPARPTVESFQAALQTQWSWMLQLCCCIEAHLKENTAYFQFFSDVRETEEQLRKLQETLRRKYTCDRSITVTRLEDLLQDAQDEKEQLNEYRAHLSGLAKRARAVVQLKPRDQAQPMRGRVPLQAVCDYKQVEVTVHKGDQCQLLGPAQPAHWKVLSSSGSEAAVPSVCFLVPPPNQEAQEAVSRLEAQHQALVALWHQLHVDMKSLLAWQCLSRDVQLIRSWSLVTFRTLKPEEQRQALRSLELHYQAFLRDSQDAGGFGPEDRLQAEREYGSCSRHYQQLLQSAEQGAQEESRCQRCISELKDIRLQLEACETRTVHRLRLPLDKEPARECAQRIAEQQKAQAEVEGLGKGVARLSAEAEKVLALPEPSPAAPTLRSELELTLGKLEQVRSLSAIYLEKLKTISLVIRSTQGAEEVLRAHEEQLKEAQAVPATLPELEATKAALKKLRVQAEAQQPVFDALRDELRGAQEVGERLQRQHGERDVEVERWRERVAPLLERWQAALAQTDVRQRELEQLGRQLRYYRESADPLGAWLQDAKQRQERIQAVPLANSQAVREQLQQEKELLEEIERYGEKVDECQQLAKQYINAIKDYELQLVTYKAQLEPVASPAKKPKVQSGSESVIQEYVDLRTRYSELTTLTSQYIKFIRETLRRMEEEERLAEQQRAEERERLAEVEAALEKQRQLAEAHAQAKAQAEREAEELQRRMQEEVARREEAAVDAQQQKRSIQEELQHLRQSSEAEIQAKARQVEAAERSRVRIEEEIRVVRLQLEATERQRGGAEGELQALRARAEEAEAQKRQAQEEAERLRRQVQDESQRKRQAEAELALRVKAEAEAAREKQRALQALEDVRLQAEEAERRLRQAEADRARQVQVALETAQRSAEVELQSKRASFAEKTAQLERTLQEEHVAVAQLREEAERRAQQQAEAERAREEAEQELERWRLKANEALRLRLQAEEVAQQKSLAQAEAEKQKEEAEREARRRGKAEEQAVRQRELAEQELEKQRQLAEGTAQQRLVAEQELIRLRAETEQGEQQRQLLEEELARLQREAAAATHKRQELEAELAKVRAEMEVLLASKARAEEESRSTSEKSKQRLEAEASRFRELAEEAARLRALAEETKRQRQLAEEDAARQRAEAERVLAEKLAAISEATRLKTEAEIALKEKEAENERLRRLAEDEAFQRRRLEEQAAQHKADIEERLAQLRKASENELERQKGLVEDTLRQRRQVEEEILALKASFEKAAAGKAELELELGRIRSNAEDTLRSKEQAELEATRQRQLAAEEEQRRREAEERVQKSLAAEEEAARQRKSALEEVERLKAKVEEARRLRERAEQESARQLQLAQEAAQKRLQAEEKAHAFAVQQKEQELQQTLQQEQSMLERLRAEAEAARRAAEEAEEARERAEREAAQSRRQVEEAERLKQLAEEQAQAQAQAQAAAEKLRKEAEQEAARRAQAEQAALKQKQVADAEMEKHKKFAEQTLRQKAQVEQELTTLRLQLEETDHQKSILDEELQRLKAEVTEAARQRNQVEEELFSVRVQMEELSKLKARIEAENRALILRDKDNTQRFLQEEAEKMKQVAEEAARLSVAAQEAARLRQLAEEDLAQQRALAEKMLKEKMQAVQEATRLKAEAELLQQQKELAQEQARQLQEDKEQMAQQLAQETQGFQRTLEAERQRQLEMSAEAERLKLRVAEMSRAQARAEEDAQRFRKQAEEIGEKLHRTELATQEKVTLVHTLEIQRQQSDHDAERLRAAIAELEREKEKLQEEATLLQQKSEEMQVVQQEQLLQETRALQESFLSEKDRLLQRERFIEQEKAKLEQLFRDEVAKAQKLREEQQRQQQQMEQEREQLVASMEEARQRQREAEEGVRRKQEELQLLEQQRQQQERLLAEENQRLRERLQRLEEEHRAALAHSEEIAASQAAASKALPNGRDVLDGPAAEAEPEHAFDGLRRKVPAQRLQEVGILSAEELQRLAQGRTTVAELAQREDVRQYLQGRSGIAGLLLKPANEKLSIYAALRRQLLSPGTALILLEAQAATGFLLDPVQNRRLTVNEAVKEGVVGPELHHKLLSAERAVTGYKDPYTGEQISLFQAMKKELIVRDHGIRLLEAQIATGGIIDPVHSHRLPVDVAYQRGYFDEEMNRVLADPSDDTKGFFDPNTHENLTYLQLLERCVLDPDTGLRLLPLTDQAARGGELVYTDSEARDVFEKATVSAPFGKFQGRTVTIWELINSEYFTAEQRRDLLRQFRTGKVTVEKIIKIVITVVEEHEQKGQLCFEGLRALVPAAELLESGVIDHNLYRQLQRGERSVREVAEVDAVRRALRGTSVIAGVWLEEAGQRLSIYEALKKDLLPPEVAVALLEAQAGTGHIIDPATSARLTVDEAVRAGLVGPELHEKLLSAEKAVTGYKDPYSGQSVSLFQALKKGLIPREQGLRLLDAQLSTGGIVDPSKSHRVPMDVAYARGYLDQETSRALSAPQDEAKTYHDPGTQEPVTYGQLQQQCRPDPLTGLSLLPLSEQAAQARREGLFSELQARETFQKTPVEVPVGSFKGRTVTVWELLSSEYFTAEQRQELLRQFRTGTVTVEKIIKIVITIVEEVETVRQERLSFSGLRAPVPASELLASGVLSRTQFEQLKDGKTSVKDLSELSSVRTLLQGSGCLAGIYLEDSKEKVTIYEAMRRGLLRPSTATLLLEAQAATGFLIDPVRNQRLYVHEAVKAGVVGPELHEKLLSAEKAVTGYKDPYSGSTISLFQAMKKGLVLREHGIRLLEAQIATGGIIDPVHSHRLPVDVAYQRGYFDEEMNRVLADPSDDTKGFFDPNTHENLTYLQLLERCVEDPETGLRLLPLKGAEKTEVVETTQVYTEEETRRAFEETQIDIPGSAGRGGSTMSLWEVMQSDLIPEEQRTRLMADFQAGRVTKERMIIIIIEIIEKTEIVRQQNLASYDYVRRRLTAEDLYEARIISRETYSLLREGTKSLRQVLEEEEASRYLYGTGCVAGVYLPGSRQTLTIYQALKKGLLNAEVARFLLEAQAATGFLLEPVKGERLTVDEAVRKGLVGPELHDRLLSAERAVTGYRDPYTEQTISLFQAMKKDLIPTDEALRLLDAQLATGGIVDPHLGFHLPLEVAYQRGYLNKDTHDQLSEPSEVRSYLDPSTDERLSYTQLLRRCRRHETSGQMLLPLSDARKLTFRGLRKQITVEELVRSQVLDEATALQLQEGLTSVEEVTKNLQKFLEGTSCIAGVFVDATKERLSVYQAMKKGIIRPGTAFELLEAQAATGYVIDPIKGLKLTVEEAVRMGIVGPEFKDKLLSAERAVIGYKDPYSGKLISLFQAMKKGLILKDHGIRLLEAQIATGGIIDPEESHRLPVEVAYKRGLFDEEMNEILTDPSDDTKGFFDPNTEENLTYLQLMERCITDPQTGLCLLPLKEKKRERKTSSKSSVRKRRVVIVDPETGKEMSVYEAYRKGLIDHQTYLELSEQECEWEEITISSSDGVVKSMIIDRRSGRQYDIDEAIARNLIDRSALDQYRAGTLSITEFADMLSGNAGGFRSRSSSVGSSSSYPISPAASRTQAASWSDPTEETGPVAGILDTETLEKVSITEAMRRNLVDNITGQRLLEAQACTGGIIDPSSGERFPVTDAVSRGLVDKIMVDRINLAQKAFCGFEDPRTKTKMSAAQALKKGWLYYEAGQRFLEAQYLTGGLIEPDVPGRVPLDEALQRGMVDARTAQKLRDVGAYSKYLTCPKTKLKISYKDALDRSMVEEGTGLRLLEAAAQSTKGYYSPYSVSGSGSAAGSRSGSRTGSRAGSRRGSFDATGSGFSMTFSSSSYSSSGYGRRYASGPVSSLGGPESAAA